One stretch of Zingiber officinale cultivar Zhangliang chromosome 6B, Zo_v1.1, whole genome shotgun sequence DNA includes these proteins:
- the LOC121990908 gene encoding uncharacterized protein LOC121990908 produces the protein MFNNYVEYYVSFNVCSSSHANVNAYTWHARLCHIGQDKMNRIIKVGLLGSLSKIDLSYYEHFLADNGLLPNESSKAQVDELLFDSSARDLDHNDSSGPNGSNLNRNNPDHDDSYDLSKSNPNHIDSSDPQLQESNRKGMLKHHYEIEGHTYIISSIDEVEPKNIDEALSCPSRDKWINTMEEEMELMKSNNVWELVEIPHGHKAIGNKWVLNIK, from the exons ATGTTTAACAATTATGTTGAGTATTATGTTTCATTCAATGTTTGTTCATCTAGTCATGCAAATGTGAATGCTTATActtggcatgctagattatgTCACATTGGGCAAGACAAGATGAATCGGATAATAAAAGTAGGACTATTAGGTTCtctttctaaaattgatttgtctTATTACGAGCATTTTCTTGCTG ATAACGGGTTGTTGCCAAATGAGTCATCAAAAGCTCAAGTAGATGAGTTGTTGTTTGATTCCAGTGCGAGAGATCTTGATCATAATGATTCATCTGGTCCAAATGGGAGCAATCTTAATAGGAACAATCCTGATCACGATGATTCTTATGATCTGAGTAAGAGCAATCCTAATCATATTGATTCATCTGATCCTCAACTTCAGGAGAGTAATAGGAAAGGTATGCTTAAACATCATTATGAGATTGAAGGGCATACTTATATCATATCTTCAATTGATGAAGTAGAGCCTAAAAACATAGACGAGGCTCTATCTTGTCCTTCGAGGGACAAATGGATAAATACAATGGAAGAAGAAATGGAATTAATGAAATCAAACAATGTTTGGGAACTAGTTGAAATTCCACATGGTCATAAAGCTATTGGAAACAAATGGGTTCTCAATATTAAGTGA